GGCATAACCTGATTTAGTAGCTGATAAATAGTGACGAGCCCGAAGAAGCCGTGACACAGCCCCGCGTCATTAATATGTCCTTGATGCTCATCTCTATCAACGTTGAAAAGGGCTATTTCTAATGCTCGGTCGACGTAACTTGGTTTATCTAGCGCGTGCCCTACCCTGGCAAGTGTTAATGCGATTGTAAGGTCGCCATAACACCAACCCAGTCGGGAGTGAGAATCATCTCCAGCGCAAGATCCAAAGCAAGCCTTTTTATCAGTTGCATGACTCTGTTGTTCAAGCAGCCAATCACAACCAGAAACCACGAGCTTTTGCGCCCGCTCTTTTACTTCATCATCGTAAAGTGCAGGGATCAATGCCGCAATAATACCAGGTACACCATGTGCCAATCCAAGATTAAACTCATGTTGTTCAAGGTTTTCTTTATCAAAACGATAAACCGACTGTTTTGGCTGAGACCAAGCTATTTGTTTTTCATCAATCGTAATAGCAACTGACTCATATCCAGTTACAAGCCTATTAAATAGCGTGCTTTGCTTGGTTTTTCTAGCTCGGCGAGCAATATAGGGTGAATAGCCTGCAAGTCCCAGCACCATTTCTATCTCTCCAGTCCACGGAGAAAAGTCGAGTGCAGAGGTAAAAAAGCTATCTATTTCATCTAATAGTTCAGGGTCGTAGTCTTCATCATTGTATTGGTTTAAATACTCCAACACCCAAGCTTGACCCGCCAGCCCGGAGCTTAATTCAGGTGTTTGCTCCGCTAGCTCGTTTTGTAATTTTTCTAATGCTTGATGAAATTTTTCTTCGTCAACCCAGCTATCATCGTAATTTGAAGCGCGATATAAAAATAATAAATGTCCAGCTAAACCACTGAGTAAACCATTAGTTATAACCGCATCGAGATCTGATTCAACTCGCTTAACCAAGCTTGAGACTATCGACTGTATTTGTTGTTTTTTTTCTATATTTAGTGAGCTAAGCATACTTTTCCTTGTTAAAACTCTATCGTCTTAATTTTTGTCTTCGCTGTAGCTAAGTTACCCTTTTGTGTAAATAAATTCAAACGTTGGCTTTAACTATAAAACCACATAATTGCACACAAACAAAAACAAATATAAAACACAAAAAAAAACATTTATCATAAATATTGACAAAACCTATAACAGGAACTAGGTTAGTTTTTGACCGCTCTATTTTTCTGAGCGTCCGGAAAAGGATATTTACAAAGGGAACTTTTTAACTATTTAATTTTGGTAAGGAAAAACACATGAAATTACAGCTAAACAAAAAGAACATTAAAGCGCTTTCAAATGACGGAAAGTCAGTACCTGTTGAAATGACCCCACAAGTAGTAGGTGGTGATATGCAAGCACTTTCACCAGCAGGTAGTAACCGTTGCACTTATATTGAATGTTGGACTGGTAAAGCACGCTCATGCTATGAGCATACATGCCAAATGCCATAACCAATATTGAGCGAGTGGAGGAGCTCTCTACTCGCTTTACATTTAAACTATGCTGGATAGTAGTTATAGGTCCACACTCCAAGCGATTTAAGCAATCATTACCTTTAACCTAAAACGCATTAAGGAATTATCACTTCGAAATAGGCTGACAGTGGTCTGCCATATATCAATTTGTTTTTCATTAATGGCGGCTCCACATCCTGCTCTTACTCGGTAAGTAACTGGTCTAAATCACTACGGATCAGTATCTGTGGATTAAATAATTTATCCGGCACTTCAATCTGTTGCACTGCGTCATAAGCAATTACGGTTTTTTGTCCTTTTTGCACTTTGTCTTGTAAAGTCATTGCTACCACTTTGACTTTGTCATCGCGGTTCCCGCGTTCAAAAAATGCCGTTTTTGCATGTTTACCTGAGCGCAAATAAAGCTCAGCTTTTTTTGGGAAATAATCTTTTTGATCAATTTCCAGTAGGATACGCTGATAACTTAATTTGGTTGAATTAGCTTTTAATTCAAGTTGAATAACCCCCTTAACTTGAGCAACATTTTTAACGTGATACTCTTCACTCCAACTCAAAGTTGCAATGTCACCTAACGATGCTTCACCAAGCAGCTTTTGCATCGGAGTAATTCGAATTGGACGACGACTTTTGGGCATAAACATCCAGTAATCGCTTCCTTTCATCAGTACCTTTTGACCCTTTTCAGAGTCAGATTTAAAAATCACTAGAGCGCGTTTTGATGACGATGAATACACATCATATTGTTTTGTATGCTTAAGAATGTCGTCATCAAAAGCTTTCACTGTGGCTGATACCTTCACTGAAGCTGACTCATTTCTAAATGCATCGACTTTTGATAACACGGTTTGTGCATCTATTTTGATAAGCTGTGAAGCATAAACACTAGATGAGGCAACCGCTAATATTGCTAAAGTTAGTAAAGTTTTGGTCAGTTTATTAAACATGGCTTAATGCCTCCGTTATTGGCTTCGTGCTACCTTTGTATGCCGCCTTAAATGCCGCTAATACACAAACTAAAATCATTATTAACATTACACTCAACGCAATTTCCCATGAAAACGTAATAGTAAGTGGATACCCTTGATTACTGCCTGGAGGTGGTGGCATTTCTAACCCCAAATAAACGAGACCCCAAGCAACGAGGGCCGAAATAGCAATGCCAATTGTTGCGCCCAAGAAACCAATGATGCTGGACTCAAGAATGAAGTTTCTGATGATTTCCCATTGATAAGATCCCATTGCTGCTACCGTCCCGATTTCCCTAGTGCGCTCAGTCACCGTCATCGCCATTGTGTTTGAGATAGAAAAGAACACCAGTAACACCATTATTCCACCCAATAGGCCAAAGATACGGTTATATAAATCTTTAACTGATTGATAGTAAAATGCTCTTTCCCACCAAGGGACAAAGGCCAAAGCCGGAACTCTTGGCTCGTATTGCGCGATCGCGCTTTGAGTATTATTCAAGTCAAATAAGTAGACAGAAAGCGAGCTAACCTTATCAGTGTAGAGTAAAGATTGGGCGTCACTCAGTTTAATGTATAGCTGGCGCTTATCTAAGTCCGGCACACCTGTTGTATAAATCCCTCGAACTTCAAAATCTAAGGCATTTAGCGCACCATCCGTGGTCGTCGACATTAGCGTCACATAATCACCAACAGCCACTTTTAAACTCCGAGCTAAGTCCTTACCTAGCACAATTTGTGACTCGGCTTCAGAGTCACTAAAATCCGATAATGCCTGACCAGATAGCATTGTTAAGAACGGCCCTTTCACCATAAACTCTTCTGGCTCAACTCCTAACCCAATGAAAATAGAACTTTTTTCACCATTTGAAACGAGTCCATTAAAGTTGATTCGAGGTAAAACGCTCTTTACCCTTTCATCTTCTAATAATTGATTTTTTAGCAGTTCAGTATCTGCCAAACCGTACTGCAACGGCATATCTTCTTCTTGCTCTAGCTGTTTTTTATGGGTAATTATAAAGTTACCTTCATCTCTTGCTGCTTTCTCAGCTAAAGATTGGTAGGTAAACAGTGCAAATCCACTAGTCGTTAAAATAGCCGCCACCGCTACCGCGGCAACCAAAATTGTGAACAGTGAACGTCGTCCGTTTCTCAGTACGTTAAAAAATGCAAATACAACCCAACGCATTATCCTGCTCTCCTGTTATCTGCTTGTTGTAACTGTTCTGTGATGTGCCCGTCAGCAAGATTTAATACTCGATGGCAGCGATCCGTCATCCGGTGATCATGAGTAGCAATAATAAATGTTGTACCCATGTCATTACCTAGATCACGCATTAGATCCATCACCATGTTCGCTGTGGGTGTATCCAAGTTTGCTGTGGGCTCATCTGCGATAACTAATTCAGGTTTCTTTACTAATGCTCGAGCTATCGCGACACGTTGTTGTTGACCACCAGAAAGCTGGTCAGGACGTTTAGATATATGATCTTTCAAGCCAACTTTATGAACAATTTCGACAACTCTATCCATTCTTTGCTGTTTATTAAGGTTTAACATTAACAACGGATATTCGATGTTCTCAAACACCGACATCACAGGAATTAAGTTGTAGCGTTGAAATATGAACCCCAGTTTTTCTCTTCGAATTTGGGTCAATGCGCTTTTCTGCTTTGGAATTGGCCGATCATTAATCCAAATCTCTCCTTGATACCGCTCATCAAGTAATCCACATATATTGAGTAGCGTTGATTTGCCACTACCCGATGGCCCGCACAGAGAAACGGTTTCACCAGCGTGAATATGCGCAGCAACCCCCTTAAGTGCATCGACAGTTACGTCACCTGTCGTATAAGATTTTCGAATATTTTCAAAACGAAGCATATAAGCATCCTTGTGGTTATTTAGTACTAACTAACTGGAGCTTTTGTGCCAGCTCCACCATCGATTTTGCTTGCTCAGCATCATCTAATTTTTCAGCAGCTGCTGCCGCACAACGGTACGCACTAACCTGTAAAGCAGGCTCTAACTGTTTAAACTGCTCACTTTCACTGATTACTTTGTTCAGCAAGTAACTTCCATGCTCTGCGCGATTCATCATTTTTGGAACCTGAGCAAAAGTACAACCGGCAGTTACATTAACTCGTGCTCGCAATGAATAAGGTAAAGACTTAGCCTGCTTGATTGCTCTAGACAACTTCGCAATCCCTTTTTCTGCGTATTGCATTTTTTGCCATGGTTTATTGGTATAACGAGCTTGTGTCGTCTCTGTGCTACCTAACATCGCCAGAGCAACTGGATTTGGTGCTTTTTCGTTAATTTCTTTCAGTGCATTAAAAGCGAATTGATTTTTTTCTTGCGAGCCTTGTAGCCCCGCTTGGTAGGCTTCGATTACCTGCTCAGGAATAGCATTTGAGGCTTCGACGTTTAAGCTTAAGAAGCCCATTGCTGTTATTGCACTTGCTATGATTAATTGGTTTGTCATCACTATTACCCTGTGTTTTTCTGTTGATATGAACATCATAAGAAAAGAAAACCGATAACAGTAAATAAGGTGATAACCTGCGCTTAGGTGGGATAAATGGTATATATTAAAGATAAAGTGAAGTGCAGTTTAAAAATTGAAATAATCTAAGGCCGGGTCCGCCGTTATCCATGATTCAATTCGCGGAATATCTAGATTTGAGATGCTAAAGATCACACTTTTAGCATCTGAAAGGATATTACATCTGCTTAAAAAGCGATTGATATTTTCGACTTACCGCCAATCTATCACTGCTATCTTTTAAGTCTATGTAAACATGACCAAGCTCATCTTTAGTAACACGTTGAATTTTTTCAACTTTGACGATGCAATTACGATGGATACGCCAAAACACTTCTGGATCTAACTCACTTTCCAGTGCTGTAACTGCTGTTTTTATCAAATAAGTATCTGTCGCAGTATGCACTTCAGTGTATTTATTATCAGCAATGAAATACTCAATATCTGAGGTGTTAACGACGTGAAGCTCATTATTTTTGCTAGCCTTGATCCATTTCAGGTGGCTGCTTGTTGCGGCTGCCTGAGTGGTTCCGATCAATTCTTCAAACATCTCACTGAGTTGAGCTTTTTGGTTTAAGTCGGGAGATTGTTGGAGTACTAGCTTTTGCAGACGTTCAACAGTTCGCTCTAAACGAGATTCTTCGATGGGCTTTAATAGATAATCAATCGCTTGATTCTCAAAAGCCACCACTGCATGCGCATCATAAGCCGTGATAAAAACAACATAAGGCGGCTGTGCGTGTTCACACAGTTGCCGCGATACTTCTAACCCATCTATGCCAGGCATGCTAATGTCCAAAAACACAACTTGAGGTGAAAAAGCCTCAACGAGCATTAATGCTTCTTCACCATCCGCAGCTTGACCAACAATATCCAGCTCTGGCCAGACGGCTTCCAGCATCATTTTTAAATGTGCTCTTAAAATAGGCTCATCGTCAGCGATTACCGCTTTTATCCGTTGAGACATTAATGGGTACCTCCAAAGTTACGCGAACCTGTCCCACTTGGCTATCGTCATAAACCAGCTTAGCTTGATCCCCATAAAGCTGTTCCATTCGCTGTTGCACGTTTTTCAGGCCGACATTCGTGCCCTTTCGTTTACTGCCCCCGATATTACAATCGTTCGACACAACAATAATCACATTCTGCTCAGTGCGCTGTATTATTAGCTTCAGCATACCACCGGATTTAATCTGCTCAATACCATGAGTTACCGCATTTTCTATGATCGGTTGCAGCAACATTGGCGGAAACAAAATATCATCTGTGACTTTATCGGTGACATCGTACTCAATATGCAGACGTTCGCCTAGTCTAATTTTTTGTATGTCCAAGTAAGCCTGATTAAATCTGAGTTCATGACCAAGTGTCAGCCACTGTGTATGTGTCCGGTCTAGGCTATGTCTCAACAAAGCAGTTAATGCTGACAGCATTTTACTCGCTTGTTTCGCGTCAATCGTAATTAACGCTTGGATATTCGCCAGTGTGTTAAAAAGAAAATGCGGCTCAATCTGAGATTGAAGTAGCCTCAGCTGGGTTTCTAGTAATAACTTATCTTTTTGCACTTGGTCTAGCTCGAACTGATAAAGAGCGCGTCTTAATTGTGCGGTTTGCTCATTGCGGTAATAAATAAAGCTAACCACAATCATGAAAAAACCACCAACAACAAACACCCCTAAGTACTGCTGTAAGTCATCAACATAACCACCTGAGTTCTTTATTACATTTAAAAGGATAGGTGTTACACCCCAAACTAAAAATGATAAAACCAATGCGACCGAATATTGTGTAGCCAACTTCATGTTAGGGTAATTTGTCGCCAGCCAAATTCGTGATAATCGAATGGTAAAACCAATCCCGAGCGATATTAGCACCGAAATTATCGGATATTTAGCCCAGCCTATGGCGTAAATCGCAAACCCGATGAGTGTACATATCAATGCCAATCGAACATTTTTTTTCCAATGGTTACCACTAATCGGTGCCCCTTCAGTCTGACTCATATTAAAATTTTAGTTCCGTAGAAAAGTACCATGTCCTGCCAAAGCTAAGCTGCTTATAGATAGCTTCATTATCACCGGCATACTGCCGAATACCGCCACACAGTGAGTTATGTTTAAAGCCACTGTAGCATAGCTTCCCATCAATCAACATACTGTTATCATTAGGGTTTACAACCCAAGTCAACGCAGGCTGCCACACTGTCGATGAGGTAGTTCTCAGGTGCAGCATCAGATTATTCCTAAACAAATTTTGGGTTGCAAAATGCCCGCGCATTACCCGTAATTGATGACTTTCTATATTACCATCTGCAGCCGCAATCAAGTTGCGCCACTGCCCATTACCCGGTGCTCGGCCATCGTACCAATACTCAGCAATTAACGTCACCCCAAAACGCAAACTGTAATTGATACCCATTAAGGCTTGAAGACTACCACGCCGCCATTGCGTTTGAACTGAAGGAAGAAAGCTGTCTGATTGCAAAGTGTGGGGGTCAAAAACTGGCATCCTGTGCCTTTGCTGCCAAAGTAATGAGCCATGAATTTCCATGCTATCACCGATAACAGTAACAGCACTACCGCCTACTCTTGCGCCTAATTTCTCGTCATAGTGCGCAACGGCCTGAGCTTCAAAATTTTCAAAGTATCGATAATAACGACCACCACAGCCAAAGCTTGCTGCCACTTTCGCCCCTTTTTCTAAATAATCAGGGACAGTTTCGTTACACAATAGGCTGACACTACCTGTTTCGGTGAAATAGTCTCCCACCGCCATCCAAGTGCCAGGCGGCACTGCGGTATAGACCGCAAGGGAATCGGTAGGAGAAAACATATCGAGAGGTCGAAAACCATAACCAACATCCCAATCCAGTTTTTTCTTGCCGACTGACGCAAACCAATCGCCCAACATCAAATCGTAATAAGCCTCCGAAACGTCTACATCGAGTTCAGACACTCCAGCCATTGTCATCCAGTTTGCAGTGGCCGCAACTCTAATCCCATTAAACTCAGTACTAACATCGAGAGCAGTAAACCAGAACGTCGTGTCTTTTTCATCAAAGATTCGGCTGTTACTGGCATTGAGCTCTTGTACGTTCATGCGCCAAGCAGTATCAAACTCAACGGTTGCATTTGCTGAGTAACTTAACAAAGTGAGAATGGCTGATAGTAAATAGTAGTTGATTAGTTTTTGCATTATGCCCTCCAAATGTGAGTAGCATACGACTTGCTACCAACAATTGGGGGCCAAACGATAAAAAGTAGAATGTTAAGATAAATGGTGAATTAGCGTGATAAACGGTTTAAGAACACTAAACGGGAGCAAGCTTGGGACCAGCTCGCTCCCACAGCCTATTCAGACGCAGACGTTTCCATTTCCGCGTCTATTTTTTCTGGCTTTTTGAGCTTAATTTCCCGATCTGCCGAGGCGATGGTTTCTTTACGGTGTGCAATGATCACGCGGGTAATTTTCAACCGTGATACGGCTTCATTGATATCCTCTTCCAAACCAGTATCAAGGTGGCTTGTCGCTTCATCCATAAACAGAATCTTAGGGTCTTTATACAGGGCACGTGCCAAGATGATCCGCTGCTTCTGGCCCCCAGATAAGCTCGAGCCCATGTCCCCAATCAAACTATCATAGCCCATAGGCATTTCGCTAATATCGTCATGAATGGCTGCAAGCTGGGCACAGTGCACCACTTTTTCCATATTAATCGGAGTATCAAAAAAGGCGATATTATCAGCCACTGTACCTGATAATAACTCATCGTCTTGCATTACCGCGGCGATTTGCTGACGGTATTGTCTCGCCCCAATTTGGCTAAGCGGCACACCATCCACAAATATATCTCCACTAGAGGGCTTATTCAGACCTAACATTAGTTTGAGCAACGTCGACTTACCACAACCAGAGGGCCCAGTAATTGCAACGGATTCACCCGCATTGATTGTCAAGTTAAGCTTGTCTATGACATTGGGGGTCGCATCTGAGTATGCAAAAGAGATGTTTTTCACCTCAATCTTGCCTTCAATATTCAGCTTGCGGTATTGATCTGGTTGCAACTCTTCTTTATCTGTCAAAGCGATATCGGCGATACGGTCAAAGTGCAAACCAAGCATCTTAAATTCAATCAGCTTTTCTATTAGGTTTGCAGTCTTATCCATAAACTGACGCTTATACGACATAAAAGCAAATAGCATACCGGTACTAAATCCACCAGCAATTACCAAATGTGCCGCCAAATAAACCACAATAATATTCTCGATACCGAATAACGCGCGGTTAATCGCATCATAGCCGATTTTAAAATTGCCCAAGCGGATATTGTGGTTAATTGCGCTAGCATAGCGATTTTGCCATTGTCCTTCCCGCTTTACCTCAGAGCCGAATAATTTAATCGTTTGGATCCCGCGCACTGTTTCCATAAAGTTAGAGTTTTCTTCTGCGCGAGCCATAATTTCCTGCTCACTGATATTGCGAAATGGCTTATACATAGCGATACGAATAATAGCGTAAGCGATAACGGCTACCAACACGACAGCCGATAGCATGGGGCTGTAAAAAAAGATCATCGCCAAGGTGATAATCGCCATTAAGCCATCAATAATCGCTTCAATGACACCAGTTGTAAGGAGCTGCTTTACCTGTTGTAGCGAACTGAAGCGAGAAACAACATCTCCCATGTGGCGCTTTTCAAAATAAGCGATGGGTAAACGCACTAAGTGATGAAATAAATTTGCACCTAATTGGATATTCATCTGATTACCAAAATGCAGCAAGGTGAAGCCTCGCAGTGCATTGGTGGCAATTTCAAACAATAGGACTAAAAAGAAACCAACTGCAAGCACGGTTAATAATGAGGTATCCCCTGTAAGTATGACATCATCTATAACGAGTTGGATATAATAAGGCGCTGCAAGCGTAAATACTTGTAGCAAAATGGAAAGCATAAAAATAAGTAGCAATGAACGTTTTAAGCCAGTAATACGACTCCAAAAATCGGAGAACTTCAAACTGGCCTTTCGCTCTTTCTTCTCAAACTCTTTGGTTGGCGTTAACTCAAGCGCCACTCCAGTAAAGTGCTTAGAAGCTTCTTCCATCGTAAAGGTCTTTTCGCCACCAGCTGGGTCGTGGATCACTATGCGCTTTTCGTTGGCCTTTTTAAGCACCACAAAATGATTCATGTCCCAATGCAAAATTGCCGGTGTTTGCAGCGCATCTAAATCCTCAAGTTCAATTCGCAGCGGTCTTGAGGTTAAGTGCAGCTTTTCAGCAAAGTGCATTATGTCGAGTAGCGTACAACCTTCAATTGAAATACTAAAACGCTGTCTTAAGCGTGTTAAGTCAGTATGGTAACCATGATATCCCGCAACCATGGCAAGGCTTGCAAGACCACACTCAGCTGCCTCTGATTGAATGATCACTGGTAAAGATTTCCGCGACCAAAACTCTAACTTATTGGCTGCGCCTTCGTGTTCCATTTCCATATCAACCCTTTTACTTCTTATAATTGGCCTTTGATGCTAAATACTGGGTCAAACAACCAGCGCAATAATGAGCGTTCTTCTACCACAATATCGGCATCAAGTGTCATTCCTGCTCTCAATGCGGTATCTTTACCGTATGCCTTAACCGCTTGCTCATCAAGTGCAACAACCACGCGATACGCAGGCTCCTTAATAATACCCGGCATATTAGTTTCCTCAGGTAAAATCACACTGTTACTGAGCTCTACAATTTTTCCTTTGTAAATGCCAAACTTTTCATAAGGAAAAGCGTGATAACGCAGTTTTGTCTCTTGTCCTTCTTTGATAAAACCAAAGGCCGAGGTTGGGATATAAACTATCGCTTGCATATCACTATGCTCGGGGATCAGGGTAAGTAAATGTTGACCCATAGAAACATTTTTACCTAACTTTGCCAGTAATCCTGTCACTACCCCTGACTGAGTCGCACGAACTTCACCAAGTCGCTCCTGCTCAATGGATGAGATTTGGATAAGCAGGTCAGCTTGTTGCGATTGCAGCTGAGAAATTCGGTTTTGGTGTTCTATGGGCAGTTTAGCCAATTGATTTTTGATGTTTTTAAGTTGCGATTCCAGTGCAATGCGTTCCGATCGGATGGAAGACGATTGCTGCTTTAGCGACAGCAAAGTATCTTTCTGGCGCTGCAACTCAAGCTCAGAGATGTATCCGGTGCCTTTTAGTGTTGCAATTTGCGATACTAAATCTTGATTAAGTAGTAGCCGCTCTTGGAACGTAGTGGCTTGACTCTCAAGTTCACTTAACTTTTCTTTTGCAGTGCTTTCTTGCTGCTGCAACTCCTCAATATCAAGTTGATATTGACCTCGCAATTGCTCTATTTGTTGTAATAGATTTTTTTGTTGGAACCGGTACTGATTAAGTAAAGCTTGATTTAATTCGGTGGCTTCGGTGCTATGTTTTGCAGATGCAATACGCAGCAACGGCTGCCCCGCAATCACCTCTTCACCTTCTTTAACCAACACCTCAGACACAACACCTTGTTGCATCGCTGCAACGCGCAGCAATCCGCCA
This genomic interval from Pseudoalteromonas galatheae contains the following:
- a CDS encoding lanthionine synthetase C family protein; the encoded protein is MLSSLNIEKKQQIQSIVSSLVKRVESDLDAVITNGLLSGLAGHLLFLYRASNYDDSWVDEEKFHQALEKLQNELAEQTPELSSGLAGQAWVLEYLNQYNDEDYDPELLDEIDSFFTSALDFSPWTGEIEMVLGLAGYSPYIARRARKTKQSTLFNRLVTGYESVAITIDEKQIAWSQPKQSVYRFDKENLEQHEFNLGLAHGVPGIIAALIPALYDDEVKERAQKLVVSGCDWLLEQQSHATDKKACFGSCAGDDSHSRLGWCYGDLTIALTLARVGHALDKPSYVDRALEIALFNVDRDEHQGHINDAGLCHGFFGLVTIYQLLNQVMPHPKLEQAALRWLDYGLQKYQQSGIAALYSYNGLDKAHQEDFSFLMGFAGIGLALIGVLDDDLDWTDCLLMS
- a CDS encoding outer membrane lipoprotein-sorting protein, which codes for MFNKLTKTLLTLAILAVASSSVYASQLIKIDAQTVLSKVDAFRNESASVKVSATVKAFDDDILKHTKQYDVYSSSSKRALVIFKSDSEKGQKVLMKGSDYWMFMPKSRRPIRITPMQKLLGEASLGDIATLSWSEEYHVKNVAQVKGVIQLELKANSTKLSYQRILLEIDQKDYFPKKAELYLRSGKHAKTAFFERGNRDDKVKVVAMTLQDKVQKGQKTVIAYDAVQQIEVPDKLFNPQILIRSDLDQLLTE
- a CDS encoding ABC transporter permease, yielding MRWVVFAFFNVLRNGRRSLFTILVAAVAVAAILTTSGFALFTYQSLAEKAARDEGNFIITHKKQLEQEEDMPLQYGLADTELLKNQLLEDERVKSVLPRINFNGLVSNGEKSSIFIGLGVEPEEFMVKGPFLTMLSGQALSDFSDSEAESQIVLGKDLARSLKVAVGDYVTLMSTTTDGALNALDFEVRGIYTTGVPDLDKRQLYIKLSDAQSLLYTDKVSSLSVYLFDLNNTQSAIAQYEPRVPALAFVPWWERAFYYQSVKDLYNRIFGLLGGIMVLLVFFSISNTMAMTVTERTREIGTVAAMGSYQWEIIRNFILESSIIGFLGATIGIAISALVAWGLVYLGLEMPPPPGSNQGYPLTITFSWEIALSVMLIMILVCVLAAFKAAYKGSTKPITEALSHV
- a CDS encoding ABC transporter ATP-binding protein produces the protein MLRFENIRKSYTTGDVTVDALKGVAAHIHAGETVSLCGPSGSGKSTLLNICGLLDERYQGEIWINDRPIPKQKSALTQIRREKLGFIFQRYNLIPVMSVFENIEYPLLMLNLNKQQRMDRVVEIVHKVGLKDHISKRPDQLSGGQQQRVAIARALVKKPELVIADEPTANLDTPTANMVMDLMRDLGNDMGTTFIIATHDHRMTDRCHRVLNLADGHITEQLQQADNRRAG
- a CDS encoding LytR/AlgR family response regulator transcription factor yields the protein MSQRIKAVIADDEPILRAHLKMMLEAVWPELDIVGQAADGEEALMLVEAFSPQVVFLDISMPGIDGLEVSRQLCEHAQPPYVVFITAYDAHAVVAFENQAIDYLLKPIEESRLERTVERLQKLVLQQSPDLNQKAQLSEMFEELIGTTQAAATSSHLKWIKASKNNELHVVNTSDIEYFIADNKYTEVHTATDTYLIKTAVTALESELDPEVFWRIHRNCIVKVEKIQRVTKDELGHVYIDLKDSSDRLAVSRKYQSLFKQM
- a CDS encoding sensor histidine kinase, with protein sequence MSQTEGAPISGNHWKKNVRLALICTLIGFAIYAIGWAKYPIISVLISLGIGFTIRLSRIWLATNYPNMKLATQYSVALVLSFLVWGVTPILLNVIKNSGGYVDDLQQYLGVFVVGGFFMIVVSFIYYRNEQTAQLRRALYQFELDQVQKDKLLLETQLRLLQSQIEPHFLFNTLANIQALITIDAKQASKMLSALTALLRHSLDRTHTQWLTLGHELRFNQAYLDIQKIRLGERLHIEYDVTDKVTDDILFPPMLLQPIIENAVTHGIEQIKSGGMLKLIIQRTEQNVIIVVSNDCNIGGSKRKGTNVGLKNVQQRMEQLYGDQAKLVYDDSQVGQVRVTLEVPINVSTDKSGNR
- a CDS encoding peptidase domain-containing ABC transporter; translated protein: MEMEHEGAANKLEFWSRKSLPVIIQSEAAECGLASLAMVAGYHGYHTDLTRLRQRFSISIEGCTLLDIMHFAEKLHLTSRPLRIELEDLDALQTPAILHWDMNHFVVLKKANEKRIVIHDPAGGEKTFTMEEASKHFTGVALELTPTKEFEKKERKASLKFSDFWSRITGLKRSLLLIFMLSILLQVFTLAAPYYIQLVIDDVILTGDTSLLTVLAVGFFLVLLFEIATNALRGFTLLHFGNQMNIQLGANLFHHLVRLPIAYFEKRHMGDVVSRFSSLQQVKQLLTTGVIEAIIDGLMAIITLAMIFFYSPMLSAVVLVAVIAYAIIRIAMYKPFRNISEQEIMARAEENSNFMETVRGIQTIKLFGSEVKREGQWQNRYASAINHNIRLGNFKIGYDAINRALFGIENIIVVYLAAHLVIAGGFSTGMLFAFMSYKRQFMDKTANLIEKLIEFKMLGLHFDRIADIALTDKEELQPDQYRKLNIEGKIEVKNISFAYSDATPNVIDKLNLTINAGESVAITGPSGCGKSTLLKLMLGLNKPSSGDIFVDGVPLSQIGARQYRQQIAAVMQDDELLSGTVADNIAFFDTPINMEKVVHCAQLAAIHDDISEMPMGYDSLIGDMGSSLSGGQKQRIILARALYKDPKILFMDEATSHLDTGLEEDINEAVSRLKITRVIIAHRKETIASADREIKLKKPEKIDAEMETSASE
- a CDS encoding HlyD family secretion protein, producing MENLFRREVLEHKQHRLEGTISLIQPPVFKTLGLLILVVVVLSIVFLSSGSYTRKERVSGVIEPSGGLLRVAAMQQGVVSEVLVKEGEEVIAGQPLLRIASAKHSTEATELNQALLNQYRFQQKNLLQQIEQLRGQYQLDIEELQQQESTAKEKLSELESQATTFQERLLLNQDLVSQIATLKGTGYISELELQRQKDTLLSLKQQSSSIRSERIALESQLKNIKNQLAKLPIEHQNRISQLQSQQADLLIQISSIEQERLGEVRATQSGVVTGLLAKLGKNVSMGQHLLTLIPEHSDMQAIVYIPTSAFGFIKEGQETKLRYHAFPYEKFGIYKGKIVELSNSVILPEETNMPGIIKEPAYRVVVALDEQAVKAYGKDTALRAGMTLDADIVVEERSLLRWLFDPVFSIKGQL